In one window of Shewanella goraebulensis DNA:
- a CDS encoding LysR family transcriptional regulator, whose product MNVSFEQLKSMVVFSQVVEQGSLSGAAKHIGLSRAVVSYHLKKLEAHLQVKLLNRSTRSISLTEEGQAYYQSCKVIAEQAYSANKQIENMKSEPMGLIKITCPVNAGLETIVPALNEFKTLYPKIELDVMLTDEVVNIINQGIDIAIRGAPLVDSSLQATKLSVLKTCLCGSPEYFEKHGRPKSPGDLSAYDWVVYKPLKKILELKKGSRSFSIEMKGSITTNNASARTAFVEGGHGIGRIPTYDAWPKVKQGTLETVLDDYQLSDINIYAVFPPGAADSKKVRLLLDFLKDYFDKRVNSLQVGR is encoded by the coding sequence ATGAATGTTTCTTTTGAACAATTAAAAAGTATGGTGGTTTTTTCGCAAGTGGTTGAACAAGGCAGTTTAAGCGGAGCGGCCAAGCATATCGGTTTATCAAGGGCGGTAGTGAGTTACCATTTGAAGAAACTGGAAGCTCATTTGCAGGTTAAACTTCTTAACCGTTCAACGCGAAGTATTAGCCTTACAGAAGAAGGTCAAGCTTATTATCAATCTTGTAAGGTTATTGCTGAACAAGCTTATTCTGCCAATAAACAAATTGAAAACATGAAAAGCGAGCCAATGGGCTTGATTAAAATAACCTGCCCAGTCAATGCTGGACTTGAAACCATCGTGCCAGCTTTGAATGAATTTAAAACTTTGTATCCTAAAATTGAATTAGACGTGATGTTGACTGATGAAGTTGTCAATATTATTAATCAAGGTATTGATATTGCTATTAGAGGTGCACCACTTGTTGATTCAAGTCTACAAGCCACTAAATTATCTGTGTTAAAAACCTGCTTATGTGGTTCTCCTGAATATTTTGAAAAGCACGGCAGACCAAAAAGCCCTGGGGATCTAAGTGCTTATGATTGGGTGGTATATAAACCATTAAAAAAAATATTAGAACTTAAAAAGGGCTCTCGTTCCTTTAGTATCGAAATGAAAGGTAGTATTACGACTAACAATGCATCTGCTCGAACGGCTTTTGTAGAAGGAGGGCACGGCATCGGTCGGATACCGACATATGATGCTTGGCCTAAAGTAAAACAAGGGACGTTAGAAACTGTGTTAGATGATTATCAATTATCTGACATCAACATTTATGCGGTATTTCCCCCTGGTGCTGCCGACTCCAAAAAAGTCCGTTTACTACTAGATTTTTTGAAAGACTACTTCGACAAAAGAGTGAATAGTCTTCAGGTCGGGCGATAG
- a CDS encoding DUF2057 family protein: MNTKLTLTAALSLLVTSFAAQSSSITLHDDLDIDSVNGVVIEFQREVDLVAGEQLIEVSYSDLFQDNADDSGHWVKSEPLYLKLDVAGNENYHLELPELYSAEDAKDFLQNPVMSLSIDGQAKDVTLLSQSQLFTLLLLKQ; the protein is encoded by the coding sequence ATGAATACTAAATTAACTTTAACCGCTGCATTAAGTTTACTTGTTACAAGTTTTGCTGCGCAATCATCTAGCATTACTTTACATGATGATCTTGATATCGATAGCGTCAATGGTGTCGTAATCGAATTTCAACGAGAAGTTGACCTTGTTGCAGGAGAACAATTAATTGAGGTCAGTTACAGTGACTTGTTCCAAGATAACGCTGATGACTCAGGGCATTGGGTTAAGTCAGAACCGTTATATTTAAAGCTAGATGTAGCGGGAAATGAGAATTACCATCTCGAATTGCCTGAGTTATATTCAGCAGAAGATGCCAAAGATTTTTTACAAAACCCTGTAATGTCTTTATCAATTGATGGCCAAGCTAAAGATGTCACTTTATTGAGCCAGTCTCAATTATTTACTTTACTATTATTAAAGCAGTAG
- a CDS encoding PliI family lysozyme inhibitor of I-type lysozyme, which produces MQLFTKTIVLISMFMLTFVSIAPAQSQEVYELTTSNGGTYVKSFTFKNGQSVVVAEGRIEPRSIGSISIKLYKDLNVGDFTQGIFIPRDGTILSVDVVEDTMKKQKLKIITATAGSGNYQAIGYFCVENEQVALCE; this is translated from the coding sequence ATGCAGTTATTTACTAAAACAATAGTGTTAATATCAATGTTCATGCTCACGTTTGTGAGCATTGCTCCTGCTCAATCACAAGAGGTGTATGAGCTAACGACATCAAATGGTGGCACATATGTGAAATCCTTCACCTTTAAGAATGGTCAAAGCGTTGTGGTTGCAGAAGGACGTATCGAACCTCGATCGATTGGTTCGATAAGCATCAAATTATATAAAGACCTTAATGTGGGAGATTTTACTCAGGGAATTTTTATACCAAGAGATGGCACTATTTTATCTGTCGATGTTGTTGAAGATACGATGAAAAAACAGAAACTTAAAATAATTACAGCAACAGCTGGTAGTGGTAACTATCAGGCTATTGGCTATTTTTGTGTTGAAAATGAGCAAGTTGCCCTGTGTGAATAA
- a CDS encoding type 1 glutamine amidotransferase domain-containing protein yields MTQANKKTVLMVLTSHDALGDTGNKTGFWIEEFAAPYFVFKDAGFEITLASPAGGQPPIDPSSELADFQTDDTRRFDNDKQAQAHLAKTLVLSEVNADDFDGVFYPGGHGPLWDLTDDTNSIQLIEQFIKQNKPVAAVCHASAALLNAKNNDGSYLVAGKAVTGFSNTEEDAVQLTDVVPFLLEDELQKRDADYQKVADWHVFSVQDGLVITGQNPASSSLTAQKLASHINA; encoded by the coding sequence ATGACTCAAGCAAACAAAAAAACAGTATTAATGGTGCTTACATCACATGATGCATTAGGCGATACAGGTAACAAAACAGGATTTTGGATTGAAGAGTTTGCCGCACCTTATTTTGTTTTTAAAGATGCAGGATTTGAAATTACCCTAGCATCACCTGCAGGCGGTCAACCACCGATTGATCCAAGCAGTGAACTTGCTGATTTTCAAACAGATGATACCCGCAGATTTGATAACGATAAACAAGCTCAAGCACATCTAGCTAAAACGCTCGTGTTATCAGAAGTTAATGCTGACGATTTCGATGGAGTTTTCTATCCAGGCGGTCACGGCCCGCTATGGGATTTAACTGATGACACAAATTCAATTCAATTAATCGAGCAGTTTATTAAACAAAACAAACCTGTGGCGGCTGTGTGTCATGCAAGTGCTGCATTATTAAATGCTAAAAATAACGATGGCAGCTACTTAGTGGCAGGTAAAGCTGTAACTGGTTTTAGTAATACTGAAGAAGATGCTGTGCAATTAACAGATGTTGTACCTTTTCTGCTTGAAGATGAATTACAAAAACGTGATGCAGACTATCAAAAAGTCGCTGACTGGCATGTATTTTCAGTTCAAGATGGCTTAGTCATTACAGGACAGAATCCTGCAAGTTCTTCACTAACAGCGCAAAAGCTAGCATCACACATTAACGCGTAA
- a CDS encoding class I SAM-dependent rRNA methyltransferase: protein MAIRIKLRPKREKSLERKHPWVFASGIHNIKGKPQAGETVDVVAHDGHWLGRGAWSPESQIQVRVWTFDKEEQIDKDFFVRRIQRAQLGRDALIEEQGLTGYRLIAAESDGLPGITIDKYANVLVCQLLSTGADYWRETLVEVLAELYPDCAIYERSDVDSRKKEGLKPVTGLLHGELPEMPVVIEENGIKISVDVTKGHKTGFYLDQRDNRAIAARFVKNKSVLNCFCYTGTFGLYAANGGAASIENVDVSKLALDTARLNMKINGFNDEHVNYHEADVFKLLRQYRDEGKTFDVIVLDPPKFADNKAQLNGACRGYKDINMIAMQLLNPGGTLLTFSCSGLMAADLFQKVVADAALDAKRDVQFIDRLSQASDHPIGSAFPEGFYLKGLVARVF from the coding sequence ATGGCTATCAGAATCAAGCTAAGACCCAAGCGTGAAAAATCACTAGAACGTAAACACCCATGGGTTTTTGCTAGTGGCATTCATAACATTAAAGGTAAACCGCAAGCGGGTGAAACTGTAGATGTTGTTGCGCATGACGGGCATTGGTTAGGTCGTGGTGCATGGTCACCTGAATCACAAATTCAAGTGCGTGTTTGGACGTTTGATAAAGAAGAACAAATTGATAAGGACTTTTTTGTTCGCCGTATTCAGCGAGCACAATTGGGGCGTGATGCATTAATTGAAGAACAAGGCCTTACTGGCTATCGTCTTATTGCTGCGGAGTCAGATGGCTTACCGGGTATTACCATTGATAAGTACGCGAATGTTTTGGTCTGCCAGTTATTAAGTACTGGTGCGGATTATTGGAGAGAGACGTTAGTCGAAGTATTAGCTGAACTATATCCTGATTGCGCTATATACGAACGTTCTGATGTCGACTCTCGCAAGAAAGAAGGCCTAAAACCAGTTACGGGTTTATTGCACGGTGAATTGCCAGAAATGCCTGTGGTAATTGAAGAAAATGGTATAAAAATTTCTGTTGATGTGACAAAAGGCCATAAAACGGGTTTTTATTTAGATCAACGTGATAACCGCGCTATTGCTGCGCGCTTCGTAAAAAATAAGTCAGTACTTAATTGTTTTTGCTACACAGGTACCTTCGGTTTGTATGCTGCAAACGGCGGCGCAGCGAGCATTGAAAATGTCGATGTATCTAAACTTGCGTTAGATACCGCGCGATTAAACATGAAAATTAACGGCTTTAATGATGAACACGTCAATTATCATGAAGCTGATGTGTTTAAGTTACTACGTCAGTATCGTGATGAAGGCAAAACCTTTGATGTTATTGTGCTAGATCCACCTAAGTTTGCTGACAATAAAGCACAACTGAATGGTGCTTGCCGTGGCTATAAAGACATTAATATGATTGCTATGCAATTGCTTAACCCTGGTGGAACTTTGTTGACTTTCTCATGCTCTGGCTTGATGGCTGCTGACTTATTCCAAAAAGTGGTTGCTGATGCAGCGTTAGACGCTAAACGTGATGTACAGTTCATTGATAGATTAAGCCAAGCAAGCGATCATCCTATTGGTAGTGCATTTCCTGAAGGCTTCTACCTTAAAGGTTTAGTGGCGCGAGTTTTCTAA